The nucleotide sequence TGTATCCACACCTGACTTTGAAAATCGAACCAGCGAGCTGGGAAGATATGACGCAAAAGCTGGATACACAAGTCAATGCAGGTTCACCTCCAGATATCGCATGGGTTGGTGCTGCTTCGACTTCTAAATATGCAGCACTAGATGTTCTACTTGATCTGAATTCTGTACTTTCGGATGAAGTGAAAGCGGATTATGACGCAGTTGCAATGAAATACTTCCAATTGGGCGATGCGCAATATGGTTTGCCAGCTTACTTGGCAATTCATTCGATCGGCGGTAACAAACAGTTCTTAGAGGACGCGGGTATCGACTGGAGAAATGTTCAACAAAACGGTTGGACTTATGATCAATTCCGCGATGCAATCAGTAAAGGTGTTGTTAAAAACGATAAAGGTGAAACAGATCGATATGGTTTTGTTTTCGCAACATCTGGTGTTACCTCTAAAGACTATCTAAGCATTATGGCTAAATCCGCCGGTTTGCCGGACTACTTTGATACGAACCTTAAGTTCTCTTACACAAGCAAAAACTTCTTAGGTTTACTTGAAGGTATCCGTCAATTGATTGATGATGGCTCGATGCCTAAAGAACTAAGCTCTATCGATGCAGGCAAGCGTTGGAACATGTTCCTAACTGGCCAAACGATGATCACAGGTAAAGGTCTAGCGAGCTTTGAAAACTCTGCACGTCTAAACAATGCGAAAATTAAAGCAAATGATGGTTCAGCTGTAGCAAATTCTATCGAAGCTGATTACATTGCGCTTCCTGTTCCTACATTTAACGGTGCTCAATATATCCCTACATCCGTTGTTGATGGCTACATTGCGCTTCGTGGCAAAAAAGCTCCTTCTGAAGAGCATATTAAAAATATTGGTTTAGCGATTAATTTCCTATCTTCCGGATCCATTGCGGCTAACTACAGTAATGAGCTGTTCTTAACGCCAATTACAAAGTCTGCTCGTGATGCTGCAGTGCTTGAAGAGTATCCTCGTAATGAAGATAACATTAAAGCAGACCAAATCATGATGTCAAAGGCTGTTCCAGCTCGTACAGATATTCCAACTGATCTAGCTGCTGCAGCAATTAAAATTGAAACGGAAGTAATCGTTCCTAAACTACAAGCGTTGCTAGCGAATGAAATTACTCCACAAGCGATGTATGATGCAGTTAAAGCAGCAGCAATTAAAGCCTTCGGTGCTGATGGGGTTGTCGTTGACTAGGTTGTCCTAGACTCGCAGGTGAAAGCTGTACGTAGCTACAACGTACAGCTTTCCTTGCGAATGAGTCTAAAGCTTGTATTGCTTTAAGAAGAGAGGTGCGACCCAATGAATCAATTGAATCAAATGTTAACAAAAAGAAAAAAATTGAAGCTTGAAAGTGACTCAGGCTGGGGATACTCGTTTATTGCAATAGCACTTATTGCTTTTTCTTTGTTTACTGCCTATCCAGTAATTAATGCTTTTATAATCAGCATGCAAAACTATCGTCCATTAGGGTCCACATATGTCGGCCTTGAAAACTTCATTAACACATTTTCAGATGCGCTCTTTTGGAAAGCATTGAAAAACACGTTGGTATATACGTTATTAACTGTTCCAGTTAATATCTTTCTATCTTTTATGGTTGCAATTTTGATTATA is from Candidatus Cohnella colombiensis and encodes:
- a CDS encoding extracellular solute-binding protein, which translates into the protein MKKSLRVSTLMLSVIMILSLLSACAGKANNSPAASSGSPSSSNSNSVSENKDTITALLPPVSANYQARFTDMEKEFNQLYPHLTLKIEPASWEDMTQKLDTQVNAGSPPDIAWVGAASTSKYAALDVLLDLNSVLSDEVKADYDAVAMKYFQLGDAQYGLPAYLAIHSIGGNKQFLEDAGIDWRNVQQNGWTYDQFRDAISKGVVKNDKGETDRYGFVFATSGVTSKDYLSIMAKSAGLPDYFDTNLKFSYTSKNFLGLLEGIRQLIDDGSMPKELSSIDAGKRWNMFLTGQTMITGKGLASFENSARLNNAKIKANDGSAVANSIEADYIALPVPTFNGAQYIPTSVVDGYIALRGKKAPSEEHIKNIGLAINFLSSGSIAANYSNELFLTPITKSARDAAVLEEYPRNEDNIKADQIMMSKAVPARTDIPTDLAAAAIKIETEVIVPKLQALLANEITPQAMYDAVKAAAIKAFGADGVVVD